A region from the Actinoplanes sp. OR16 genome encodes:
- a CDS encoding CU044_5270 family protein, with translation MLTRMAAEARALVKPLDPAAHTQPVVPEQARAEDLRRILASAGHGHARRAGSPRAARKLAWGSAAAAVVAGAVATAVTLTASPSLAYNATPAPLVITKTGDAGSAAEILTAIAARAEKSPATAGAYDHLVTESWSLWSRIDDEQVTSAVIPTRTESWRSGDDAGTTITTLGAPTFPSKAHREAWEDSGSPGEKTTPTTQSFAEGRFPAMWSDEPPTDLKALQNWLTIGHPTTNGPAETVVAITDLARENALTPATRANVLRILASLKGLTHEGTATDSQNREGEAFSLVSDHTGLPTHYTLLIDPTTGALLTYEQELRTTAGKLAVKLPAVISYELYLKAEETNQPG, from the coding sequence ATGCTGACCCGAATGGCTGCGGAAGCCCGCGCCCTGGTGAAGCCGCTCGACCCGGCCGCGCACACCCAGCCGGTCGTCCCCGAGCAGGCCCGCGCCGAAGACCTGCGCCGCATCCTGGCCTCGGCCGGGCACGGCCACGCCCGCCGCGCCGGCAGTCCCCGGGCGGCCCGCAAACTGGCCTGGGGCTCAGCCGCCGCCGCGGTGGTGGCCGGCGCCGTGGCCACCGCCGTCACCCTGACCGCGTCCCCGAGCCTCGCCTACAACGCAACCCCGGCCCCGCTCGTGATCACCAAGACGGGTGACGCGGGCTCGGCAGCCGAGATCCTCACCGCGATCGCCGCCCGCGCCGAGAAGAGCCCCGCCACCGCCGGCGCCTACGACCACCTGGTGACCGAGAGCTGGAGTCTCTGGAGCCGCATCGACGACGAGCAGGTCACCTCGGCCGTGATCCCCACCCGAACCGAGTCCTGGCGCTCCGGCGACGACGCGGGCACGACCATCACCACCCTCGGCGCGCCCACTTTCCCCTCGAAGGCCCACCGCGAGGCCTGGGAGGACAGCGGCTCTCCGGGTGAGAAGACCACCCCCACGACGCAGTCCTTCGCCGAAGGCCGGTTCCCCGCGATGTGGTCCGACGAGCCGCCCACGGACCTGAAGGCCCTGCAGAACTGGCTGACGATCGGCCACCCCACCACGAACGGCCCCGCCGAGACGGTCGTGGCCATCACCGACCTGGCCCGCGAGAACGCGCTGACCCCGGCGACCAGGGCCAACGTCCTGCGCATCCTGGCGTCCCTGAAGGGCCTCACCCATGAGGGCACGGCGACCGACAGCCAGAACCGCGAGGGCGAGGCCTTCTCCCTGGTCTCCGACCACACTGGCCTGCCCACCCATTACACCCTGCTGATCGACCCCACCACGGGAGCCCTGCTCACCTACGAACAAGAACTCCGAACCACCGCGGGCAAGCTGGCGGTCAAACTCCCAGCGGTAATCAGCTACGAGCTCTACCTGAAAGCCGAAGAGACGAACCAACCCGGCTGA